From the genome of Geminocystis herdmanii PCC 6308, one region includes:
- a CDS encoding DUF4278 domain-containing protein — translation MKMKYRGNQYKSETSLLEMKEGDIIGKYRGCNVYGKLPRHIPQLRPKLGLSYRGVSYSTCPNATPLFYPQETSSIVKQHCAIAPHSTIPSAISHQKLEEVHLENLRRNLERRMLIAEATQNDYLLEMLRKESQQLLAMR, via the coding sequence ATGAAAATGAAATATCGTGGCAATCAATATAAATCAGAAACTTCTTTATTGGAAATGAAAGAGGGTGATATTATTGGGAAGTATAGAGGCTGTAATGTTTATGGAAAACTACCTCGACATATTCCCCAATTACGTCCAAAATTAGGCTTGAGTTATCGTGGTGTAAGTTATAGTACTTGTCCTAATGCTACTCCTCTATTTTATCCTCAAGAAACAAGTTCGATCGTGAAACAGCACTGTGCGATCGCACCTCACTCCACTATTCCTTCGGCGATAAGTCATCAAAAATTAGAAGAAGTACATTTAGAAAACCTTAGACGCAATTTAGAGAGAAGAATGCTAATTGCGGAGGCGACTCAGAATGATTATTTATTGGAGATGTTAAGAAAAGAATCTCAACAATTATTGGCAATGAGGTAA
- the cobS gene encoding adenosylcobinamide-GDP ribazoletransferase encodes MKNLIQSFFGAILFYTIIPLPSFLPINFSKIAVWLPWVGCLLGSILGLIAYVLNILGFSPLLQGVLIVALWIYITGGLHLDGVMDTADGLAVTNPEKRLTVMTDSHTGAYGVMAGIIVILLKVASVMAITENLGFYLVFCASWARWGQFMSIVLYPYLKVEGKGAFLKKSLNLPFDIIFTSLFIIPLLLIEYFWLKSSLQLIIIETLTGIISSLLVGWWFYRQLKGHTGDTYGATVEWSEALILTCISIVI; translated from the coding sequence ATGAAAAATTTGATCCAGTCTTTTTTTGGGGCAATACTTTTTTATACTATTATTCCTTTACCTTCTTTTTTGCCGATAAATTTCAGTAAAATTGCGGTGTGGTTGCCTTGGGTGGGTTGTTTGTTAGGAAGTATATTAGGCTTAATAGCTTATGTTTTAAATATCTTGGGTTTTTCTCCTTTGTTGCAAGGAGTTTTAATCGTGGCATTATGGATATATATAACGGGGGGATTGCATTTAGACGGGGTGATGGATACTGCTGACGGCTTGGCGGTAACAAATCCTGAGAAACGCTTAACGGTAATGACTGATAGTCACACGGGCGCTTATGGGGTAATGGCTGGAATTATTGTGATTTTGTTAAAAGTGGCAAGTGTGATGGCAATAACTGAAAATCTTGGGTTTTATCTGGTTTTTTGTGCTAGTTGGGCTAGATGGGGACAATTTATGTCGATCGTGCTTTATCCTTATCTTAAAGTAGAGGGAAAGGGTGCATTTTTAAAAAAGAGTTTAAATTTACCTTTTGATATAATCTTTACTTCCTTATTTATTATTCCTTTACTGTTAATTGAATATTTTTGGTTAAAAAGTTCCCTTCAACTGATCATAATAGAAACGTTAACGGGGATAATTTCATCATTATTAGTGGGATGGTGGTTTTATCGCCAACTAAAAGGACATACGGGAGACACCTACGGAGCTACAGTCGAATGGAGTGAAGCCTTAATTTTAACTTGTATTTCGATCGTTATCTAG
- the tgt gene encoding tRNA guanosine(34) transglycosylase Tgt — MTFTYSLIANCSHSKARAGVFSTPHGIVETPKFMPVGTVGTVKGVTPSQLHDVNAQMILGNTYHLHIQPGEEIIAKAGGLHRFVGWDKPMLTDSGGFQVFSLAKLRQITDDGVMFRSPRDGRMINMTPENSIRIQNALGADVIMAFDECPPATATRDEVVIAIERTYKWLQRCINAHANPDKQALFGIVQGGIYPDLRTKSALDLVSLDLPGYAIGGVSVGEKPELIHETVRQTTPLLPVNKPRYLMGVGTYKEMVIAIASGIDLFDCVIPTRLGRHGAALVQGERINLRNAQYKEDFTPLDPQCSCYTCKNFSRAYLNHLIRSGEMLGYILLSIHNLHELIEFTNKIRRAIINDTFIAEFGHWLD; from the coding sequence GTGACTTTTACATATTCATTAATCGCAAACTGCTCTCATAGTAAAGCAAGGGCAGGGGTTTTTTCTACTCCTCATGGTATAGTGGAAACTCCGAAATTTATGCCTGTCGGTACTGTCGGCACGGTTAAGGGTGTTACTCCCTCTCAACTTCATGATGTCAATGCTCAAATGATTTTGGGTAATACTTATCATTTGCACATCCAACCGGGGGAGGAGATTATCGCTAAAGCCGGTGGTTTACATCGTTTTGTGGGTTGGGATAAACCGATGTTGACGGATTCGGGGGGTTTTCAGGTTTTTAGTTTGGCTAAATTAAGACAAATTACTGATGATGGTGTGATGTTTCGATCGCCCAGAGATGGCAGAATGATTAATATGACACCAGAAAACTCTATCCGCATTCAAAATGCTTTAGGTGCAGATGTGATTATGGCGTTTGATGAATGCCCTCCTGCTACCGCTACAAGGGATGAAGTGGTGATTGCGATCGAAAGAACCTATAAATGGTTACAAAGGTGCATAAATGCCCACGCAAACCCTGATAAACAGGCTCTATTTGGTATTGTGCAAGGGGGAATTTATCCCGATTTACGCACTAAATCCGCTTTAGATTTAGTTAGTTTAGACTTGCCCGGTTATGCCATTGGGGGGGTAAGTGTGGGGGAAAAACCTGAGTTGATACATGAAACGGTAAGACAAACTACTCCTTTATTGCCAGTGAATAAACCACGTTATTTGATGGGGGTAGGCACTTATAAGGAAATGGTAATTGCGATCGCATCTGGAATTGATTTGTTTGATTGTGTCATACCTACTCGTTTAGGGCGACATGGGGCGGCATTGGTGCAGGGTGAGAGGATAAATTTAAGAAATGCGCAGTATAAGGAAGATTTTACCCCCCTTGATCCTCAATGTAGTTGTTATACCTGTAAAAATTTTAGTCGTGCTTACCTTAATCATTTAATTCGATCGGGGGAAATGTTAGGTTATATTTTATTATCTATACATAATTTACACGAGTTAATTGAGTTTACTAATAAGATTCGTAGGGCAATTATTAATGATACTTTTATCGCAGAATTTGGTCATTGGTTAGATTAA
- a CDS encoding choice-of-anchor C family protein gives MNNQFLFKMLEGQNIDNKYYLNKLLGSGGFGGVYLADEVVRDRLIRTVALKLIITDNPDKQLDELIFSTTLNHPNLISCFTCGECNLNGADFLYLLMEQADYSLEDELKKGKLSEENVKELVLDITNGLDYLHRQKPIIVHRDLKPGNILRVGDKWKISDFGLVRSLQGTASQTTTMMGSMGYAPPEAYEGKISPAWDIWSLGILIIEILTGKLPFDTNDSEHIRKLVINATIPIPPLTYPFNKIIRECLIKDSENRISAKKIIDILVKNQDQDKVTNINNKDKSNNYIPLINLNISIFSFLILIGLSLYFYNINNLDNTPKNLIKNGSFEEGVDINKDNKFNGLNTKSQGISNWEIIRDDIDYKENFWQNSDGNRSLDLNGGQAGAISQTFPTKIGERYLVKFDMGGNPDNLAIPIRKIIISVGEQQGHFVFDMRGGKTRENMQWQTFKWEFIAEDSMTTLIFSVSQGNTSAYGPTLDNVRVFTLK, from the coding sequence ATGAATAATCAATTCTTATTTAAAATGCTCGAAGGGCAAAATATCGACAACAAATATTACCTGAATAAGCTATTAGGTTCGGGAGGATTTGGAGGAGTTTATTTAGCCGATGAAGTGGTTAGAGATCGATTAATTAGAACCGTTGCCCTAAAATTAATTATTACTGATAACCCCGATAAACAGTTAGATGAATTAATTTTTTCCACTACCTTAAATCATCCTAATTTAATCAGTTGTTTCACCTGCGGAGAATGCAATTTAAACGGTGCAGATTTTTTATATTTGCTCATGGAACAAGCAGATTATAGTCTGGAAGACGAGTTAAAAAAGGGTAAATTATCCGAAGAAAATGTTAAAGAATTAGTATTAGATATAACCAACGGATTAGATTATTTACACCGTCAAAAACCTATCATTGTCCATCGAGATTTAAAACCCGGAAATATTTTAAGAGTTGGGGATAAGTGGAAAATATCGGATTTTGGTTTAGTGAGAAGTTTACAAGGCACAGCATCCCAAACTACTACCATGATGGGATCAATGGGATACGCACCGCCAGAAGCCTACGAGGGTAAAATCTCCCCTGCTTGGGATATTTGGTCATTAGGTATTTTAATAATAGAAATTTTAACAGGAAAACTCCCCTTTGATACAAATGATTCAGAGCATATTAGAAAATTAGTTATTAATGCTACAATTCCTATTCCTCCATTAACATATCCCTTCAATAAAATCATTCGAGAATGTTTAATTAAAGATTCTGAAAATCGCATTAGTGCAAAGAAAATAATCGACATATTAGTAAAAAACCAAGATCAAGACAAGGTAACAAATATTAACAATAAGGATAAATCTAATAACTATATTCCTTTAATTAACCTAAATATTTCTATTTTTAGTTTTTTAATTTTGATAGGATTATCTCTTTATTTTTATAATATTAATAATCTTGATAACACCCCAAAAAACTTAATTAAAAATGGTAGTTTTGAGGAAGGAGTTGATATTAATAAAGATAATAAATTTAACGGATTAAATACTAAATCACAAGGTATTAGTAATTGGGAAATAATCAGAGATGATATTGATTATAAAGAAAATTTTTGGCAAAATAGCGATGGTAATAGAAGTTTAGACCTAAATGGCGGTCAAGCAGGAGCAATTAGTCAAACTTTTCCCACTAAAATAGGAGAAAGATATTTAGTTAAATTTGATATGGGTGGAAATCCAGATAACTTAGCAATTCCAATAAGAAAAATTATTATATCAGTTGGAGAACAACAAGGTCATTTTGTTTTTGATATGAGAGGAGGAAAAACTAGAGAAAATATGCAATGGCAGACTTTTAAATGGGAATTTATTGCAGAAGATTCTATGACTACTTTAATCTTCTCTGTATCACAGGGTAATACATCAGCTTATGGTCCCACTCTTGATAATGTAAGAGTGTTTACTTTAAAATAA
- a CDS encoding DUF4351 domain-containing protein, with product MIDHDRLFKELIQTFFWEFIELFIPEVLQYVSKETLTFFPEEVFTDVTAGEKRKIDLLAQVKWQEEDGFFLIHIENQAYNQKEFERRMFHYFARLDQKYRLPIYPIVLFSYDKPKREEKNQYQVVFPDKKILEFNFTTIQLNRLPWRQFLSQPNPIASALMAKMDFKPEERVKVKLECLRMLATLSLDPARIKLISGFIDTYLKLNPTEKQEFDTELKQTEITKEKKIMEIVTSWMEEGIEIGEKRAEKRGEQNLIKRQIKRRFNYLSQELDTKINSLSLPQIESLADAIFDFQSLDDVIHWLEINT from the coding sequence ATGATAGATCACGATCGACTCTTTAAAGAACTAATACAAACATTTTTCTGGGAATTTATCGAATTATTTATTCCCGAAGTTTTGCAATATGTATCAAAAGAAACTTTAACCTTTTTCCCCGAAGAAGTTTTTACCGATGTTACCGCAGGAGAAAAACGAAAAATTGATCTTTTAGCCCAAGTAAAATGGCAAGAAGAAGATGGTTTTTTCCTCATTCATATTGAGAATCAAGCCTATAATCAAAAAGAATTTGAACGGCGAATGTTTCATTATTTTGCCCGTTTAGATCAAAAATATCGTTTACCGATTTATCCGATCGTTCTTTTTTCCTATGATAAGCCAAAAAGGGAAGAAAAAAATCAATATCAAGTAGTTTTCCCTGACAAAAAAATCCTCGAATTTAACTTTACCACTATCCAATTAAATCGACTGCCGTGGCGACAATTTTTGTCTCAACCCAACCCCATTGCTTCGGCTTTAATGGCAAAAATGGATTTTAAACCAGAAGAAAGAGTTAAGGTAAAATTAGAATGCCTGAGAATGTTAGCAACTTTAAGTTTAGACCCTGCTAGAATAAAGTTAATTTCAGGATTCATTGATACCTATTTAAAATTAAACCCAACGGAAAAACAAGAATTTGATACCGAATTAAAACAAACAGAAATAACAAAGGAGAAAAAAATTATGGAAATCGTCACCAGTTGGATGGAGGAAGGCATTGAAATCGGAGAAAAAAGAGCCGAAAAAAGAGGTGAACAGAATTTAATTAAGCGTCAAATTAAACGAAGATTTAATTATCTTTCTCAAGAATTAGATACTAAAATTAATAGCTTATCTCTACCTCAAATTGAGAGTTTAGCCGATGCTATTTTTGATTTTCAATCTTTGGATGATGTGATTCATTGGTTAGAAATTAACACTTAA